From a region of the Phaseolus vulgaris cultivar G19833 chromosome 6, P. vulgaris v2.0, whole genome shotgun sequence genome:
- the LOC137832834 gene encoding tubby-like F-box protein 8 produces the protein MSFRSIVRDVRDSFGSLSRRSFDLRLTGHHRGKSQGSVQDLHDQPLVIQNSRWASLPPELLFDIIRRLEESENTWPSRKHVVACAAVCQSWRNMCKEIVKSPEFCGKLTFPVSLKQPGPRDGIIQCFIKRDKSNLTYHLFLCLSPALLVENGKFLLSAKRTRRTTYTEYVISMDADNISRSSNTYIGKLRSNFLGTKFIINDTQPPYSSAHICPPGTGKTSRRFYSKKVSPKVPSGSYNIAQVTYELNVLGTRGPRKMHCVMHSIPASALDAGGTVPGQPELLPRALEDSFRSISFSKSLDRSIEFSSSRFSEIGESCLEDDDGKMRPLVLKNKPPRWHEQLQCWCLNFRGRVTVASVKNFQLIAATQPAAGAPTPSQPAPPEHDKIILQFGKVGKDMFTMDYRYPLSAFQAFAICLSSFDTKLACE, from the exons ATGTCATTCCGCAGCATAGTTCGTGATGTGAGGGATAGTTTTGGGAGCTTGTCTAGACGTAGTTTTGATCTCAGACTTACGGGTCATCATAGAGGAAAATCTCAAGGATCGGTGCAGGATTTGCATGACCAACCTCTAGTGATTCAAAATAGCCGCTGGGCGAGCTTACCCCCAGAATTGCTATTTGATATCATTAGACGGCTTGAAGAGAGTGAGAATACATGGCCTTCTCGAAAGCACGTTGTTGCATGTGCTGCCGTTTGCCAGTCTTGGAGGAACATGTGCAAAGAAATTGTTAAGAGCCCAGAGTTCTGTGGCAAACTTACATTCCCCGTGTCCTTGAAGCAG CCTGGACCACGGGATGGAATCATTCAATGTTTTATCAAAAGAGATAAATCTAATTTAACATACCACCTATTCCTTTGTCTCAGCCCTG CTTTGTTGGTTGAAAATGGGAAATTCCTCCTTTCTGCTAAGAGGACAAGGAGAACAACTTACACTGAGTATGTTATTTCCATGGATGCTGACAACATCTCTAGATCAAGTAACACCTACATTGGAAAGCTGAG ATCAAATTTTCTTGGTACAAAGTTCATTATTAATGATACACAGCCTCCATACTCTTCGGCCCATATATGCCCTCCTGGGACTGGGAAGACGAGCCGCAGATTTTATTCAAAAAAGGTCTCGCCTAAGGTCCCATCTGGGAGTTACAACATAGCTCAGGTAACATATGAACTAAATGTGCTTGGGACTAGAGGCCCCAGAAAGATGCACTGTGTCATGCACTCGATACCGGCTTCAGCACTGGATGCAGGTGGCACTGTTCCAGGCCAGCCAGAGCTTCTTCCCCGTGCCCTGGAGGACTCATTTCGGAGCATCTCATTTTCGAAGTCTCTAGATCGCTCTATTGAGTTCAGCAGTTCACGGTTTTCTGAGATCGGGGAATCCTGTCTTGAGGACGATGATGGCAAGATGAGACCCTTGGTTCTGAAAAACAAGCCTCCAAGGTGGCATGAACAGTTACAATGTTGGTGCCTTAATTTTCGCGGCCGAGTAACTGTTGCGTCTGTTAAAAACTTTCAGTTGATTGCTGCCACCCAACCAGCTGCTGGTGCACCTACACCCTCTCAACCGGCTCCACCAGAGCATGATAAGATCATTCTTCAGTTTGGCAAAGTTGGGAAAGACATGTTCACCATGGATTATCGGTACCCTTTATCAGCATTCCAAGCTTTTGCAATATGCTTGAGCAGCTTTGACACCAAATTGGCTTGTGAATAA